From the Candidatus Poribacteria bacterium genome, the window GATCATCTTTGAGTTTCATGGCGTTGAGGCGATGCTCGTCGAGTTGCTCTCTGTATCTCCTTTCCATTTCCAAGATGCTTTCCTTTTTCCTGAGAGCTTCTCTGGCCAGCTTCTCATCGCCCGATTTCAACGCCGAGATCGCCCTCAACCGCCACGCCTCTGCTTCATCCCTAAGGCGGTTGGCTTTTTTCTCCAGAAGATGAAGATCAGCCAACACCCTAACAACGGATCTTCTCAGCTCGGCCAGCTTTTGCCGAATATCCTCCCTCACGTATATCCCTCCTCATCAAATACAATTATATCACAACGACGGGCGAATTGAAAATGAATTTTTCGGGGGGAAATCGCGATTATGTCCCATGACCCTCTCGTAGGCAATCCTCAGCCCCTTCAAAGTAAGATCCAGATCGACAACCTCTATCAGGTCGGAGAAGTTAGCGATGAGCCTCGCTAACCCACCGGTGGCTATGATCTTCGGACGGGGTTCGCCGCGGCGGACCATCTCGTCCGATATCTGACGGATGATCTCCTCAGTTTGGCCGAGGAACCCGTAGAAGAAGCCGGATTGTATCGATGTTATCGTATCATCCCCTATGGGCGAGATGGGTTTCTTCAGTTCAACCTTAGGAAGTTTAGCCGCCCGGCTGAAAAGGGCCTCCATCGAGATTCCGATCCCGGGGGCGATAGCACCTCCCAGGTATTCACCCGCCGATGAGATGGCGTCGAAAGTGGTGGCGGTACCGAAATCCACCACCACGCACGGCCCACCGTGTTCCTCAAAAGCGCCTATGGCGTTGACGATCCTATCGGCCCCGACCTCAGAGGGGTTTTTAACCTTAAAGTCGAGACCCAAATCGAGCTGAGCGGTCACCACCACGGGTTCCTCCTTCAGATATCTGATCGACATCTCGACCATGTTCGGCAGCACCGCTGGCACGACAGAGGAGATGATAACCCCATCCACCGAATCCATATCTATCCTCTCAAGCTTGAAGAAAAAGTTGATCAGCGCTCCGTATTCATCTGCCCGTCGACCGTTATCGGTGGATATCCGCCAGCTATGGATCAGTCGTCTGCCCTCGAAAACACCTATAACCGTGATCGTATTGCCTATATCTATGGTCAGAAGCATCTTCGCCTCCATAGCAACAGGATATCCCGCATACGAGTGAAAAAGCCTCTTCCCGATAGGCTCCTTGCTTCAATTATACCAACTTATTCTGAATAGGACAAGACGCAGAAGCCGAGCAATTCAATTTGACTGGAGATGATGCGACACTTGACACACCG encodes:
- a CDS encoding type III pantothenate kinase, giving the protein MLLTIDIGNTITVIGVFEGRRLIHSWRISTDNGRRADEYGALINFFFKLERIDMDSVDGVIISSVVPAVLPNMVEMSIRYLKEEPVVVTAQLDLGLDFKVKNPSEVGADRIVNAIGAFEEHGGPCVVVDFGTATTFDAISSAGEYLGGAIAPGIGISMEALFSRAAKLPKVELKKPISPIGDDTITSIQSGFFYGFLGQTEEIIRQISDEMVRRGEPRPKIIATGGLARLIANFSDLIEVVDLDLTLKGLRIAYERVMGHNRDFPPKNSFSIRPSL
- a CDS encoding PspA/IM30 family protein; translation: MREDIRQKLAELRRSVVRVLADLHLLEKKANRLRDEAEAWRLRAISALKSGDEKLAREALRKKESILEMERRYREQLDEHRLNAMKLKDDLKRLEARAKVLEFAPSTVSLDVPPAFKEYDRLVSRIEELEAQVEAMMEVKGG